A genomic window from Vigna radiata var. radiata cultivar VC1973A chromosome 2, Vradiata_ver6, whole genome shotgun sequence includes:
- the LOC106755979 gene encoding uncharacterized protein LOC106755979 produces the protein MPYKAHYMFEKEKRGNKPSPNSFTIDHEEKMKLEAEAIGVSKRRLMGKGMGALLKEGRGRFYILRRCIIMLLCSND, from the coding sequence ATGCCCTATAAAGCACACTACAtgtttgaaaaagagaaaagaggaaacAAGCCAAGCCCCAACAGCTTCACCATTGATCATGAAGAGAAGATGAAGTTGGAAGCTGAAGCCATTGGAGTATCCAAAAGAAGACTAATGGGCAAAGGCATGGGTGCCCTTCTCAAAGAAGGTAGAGGAAGGTTTTATATACTTAGAAGATGTATCATTATGCTTCTATGCTCCAATGATTAG